A part of Arachis hypogaea cultivar Tifrunner chromosome 12, arahy.Tifrunner.gnm2.J5K5, whole genome shotgun sequence genomic DNA contains:
- the LOC112727267 gene encoding RAN GTPase-activating protein 1, translated as MDSTAQTYQHRPLSIKLWPPSQGTRLMLAERMTKNLTTPSIFSRKYGLLSKEEAEEDAKQIEEIAFTTATQHFEKEPDGDGSFAVQIYAKESSKLMLDVLKRGPRVKEDGVLVSEKVTVTGETVFDISGGRRAFIDAEEATELLEPLRAPNSYTKICFSNRSFGLEAAQVAEPILLSIKNQLKEVDLSDFIAGRPEAEALEVMTIFSSALEGCVLRYLNLSNNAMGEKGVRAFRSLLKSQNNLEELYLMNDGISEEAAKAVSELIPSTEKLRVLHFHNNMTGDEGAIAISEIVKRSAALEDFHCSSTRVGSDGGVVLAEALGTCKHLKKLDLRDNMFGVEAGVALSKAVLGFVDLTEIYLSYLNLEDDGAEALAIALKESAPSLEVLDMAGNDITTNVAASLAECISSKQFLAKLNLSENELKDEGTILISKALEEGHDQLLEVDLSTNSITMSGARVLAKAVVQKPRFKLLNINANFISDEGIEELKDIFKSLPDMLGPLDENDPEGEDIDEEAEEDADRDELESKLKSLEI; from the coding sequence ATGGATTCCACAGCACAGACATACCAACATCGCCCACTTTCAATCAAGTTATGGCCCCCTAGCCAGGGTACTAGGCTAATGCTTGCTGAACGAATGACCAAGAACCTTACAACCCCATCCATTTTCTCTAGAAAGTATGGGCTGCTTAGCAAAGAAGAGGCCGAGGAGGATGCTAAGCAAATTGAAGAAATTGCTTTTACGACTGCAACCCAGCACTTTGAGAAGGAGCCTGATGGTGATGGGAGTTTTGCAGTGCAAATTTATGCCAAGGAATCGAGTAAGCTCATGTTGGACGTTTTGAAAAGAGGTCCGAGAGTGAAGGAGGATGGAGTATTGGTATCTGAAAAGGTCACTGTAACCGGTGAAACTGTTTTTGACATATCTGGTGGTCGCAGAGCCTTCATTGATGCAGAAGAGGCTACAGAACTGTTGGAGCCATTGAGGGCACCAAACTCTTATACTAAGATATGTTTCAGCAACAGAAGTTTTGGCTTGGAAGCTGCTCAAGTTGCTGAACCCATCCTACTGtcaattaagaatcaattgaaggAAGTGGACCTGTCGGATTTTATTGCTGGCAGGCCGGAAGCAGAAGCTCTTGAAGTGATGACTATATTCTCCTCTGCACTGGAAGGTTGTGTTTTAAGGTACCTTAACCTGTCAAATAATGCCATGGGTGAAAAGGGAGTTAGAGCATTTCGGTCCCtcctaaaatcacaaaataacTTGGAGGAGCTTTATTTAATGAATGATGGTATATCAGAGGAAGCTGCAAAAGCAGTATCTGAATTAATTCCTTCAACCGAGAAGCTCAGGGTTCTTCATTTTCATAATAACATGACTGGAGATGAAGGGGCAATTGCTATTTCTGAAATTGTGAAACGATCTGCAGCTTTGGAAGATTTTCATTGTTCATCTACCAGGGTAGGTTCTGATGGTGGTGTTGTCCTGGCTGAGGCACTTGGAACTTGTAAACACTTGAAGAAGCTTGACTTGCGTGACAACATGTTTGGTGTGGAAGCTGGAGTCGCCCTGAGTAAAGCTGTACTTGGATTTGTTGATCTGACGGAGATATACCTTAGTTATTTGAACTTGGAGGATGATGGTGCAGAAGCCCTTGCAATTGCATTGAAGGAATCTGCACCATCGCTGGAAGTATTGGATATGGCTGGAAATGACATTACTACAAATGTTGCTGCTTCTCTAGCTGAATGTATATCATCAAAACAGTTCCTTGCCAAGTTGAATTTGTCTGAGAATGAACTGAAGGATGAAGGAACAATTTTGATCAGCAAGGCATTGGAAGAGGGTCATGACCAGTTACTTGAGGTTGATTTGAGTACAAATTCAATTACTATGTCCGGAGCTAGGGTTTTGGCTAAAGCTGTTGTGCAAAAACCTAGATTTAAGTTGCTAAACATTAATGCTAACTTCATATCTGATGAAGGGATAGAGGAGTTGAAggatatatttaaaagtttacctGATATGCTGGGTCCTTTGGATGAGAATGATCCTGAAGGAGAAGACATTGATGAGGAGGCTGAAGAAGATGCGGATCGCGATGAATTGGAATCAAAACTGAAGAGCCTTGAGATTTAG